TGGGCGCGAGCTTGAGCACGTCGTCTGAAAAAGCCAAAAGCGCGTTCAATATCCCGCTGCTGGGCGGCTCCGCCACCATCAACCTGCCGTTCCTCAACTGGCAGACCATGAAGTGGAAAGACAAAACCGCCCAAGCCAATTTCGACAGCGCCAAACTCGACTTTGAAAAAGCCCTGACCACCGCGCTGAACGAAGTCAACACCAACTACCTCGCCTACCAAAACGCCCAAGCCGCGCTTAACAATCAAGAGCAGCGTTACGCCTTGGACAAGAAAAACAGCCGCTACTACCAAGTGCGCTACCAACACGGCAAAAACGAGCTGAAAGACTGGCTGGAAGCACTGAACACGGAATACAGCTCTGCCCAAAACGTGTTGAACCAGCGGTATGAGACGCTGAAATACGAAAACATGGTGTATAAAGCGATGGCGGGACGTTACACGCCGAAGTAGGAATGAACAATTTAAAAATGCCGCCTGAAAAGTCAGACGGCATTTTTAATTTTGTTAATCAAATTCATCGAAGATGATGTAGTCAGTTCTTTATTTGACTGACCTGATGTACAAGAAATACTTACTTTAAAACCACGGCAAATGGCTAATTACGGCGGATTTAAGCATTGGTTCTTTCTGATTTTTCCGCACACCGCAAAGAGCAGCAGTATCAGTAGTTTTGTTGGTGCTTTTTTGAGGCATTGTGCCATGCACCAACAAAAGCACCGACATTTTTATGCCGATTCGGGTAGATTTGTGTAAACGGGAAAAGACGAGAAACGGGGAACAATAAAATGTAATACTGAATAAAATTATTTATATACAAATGGTTGTATATAAAAGTAGGGCGGAGATACAAGCAAGCAGCGGGCGTTTTCGGCGGCTTGGCGGGCTTCTACCAGTGATATGGTCGGATATTTGCCGATAGTAAATGTTTTCTCTTTGCCGTCTATACGGTATTTCAAGCGGAAAACTTTCCCGCCTGCTGGGGTAACTTCAAGATACAATCCGCCGCCGTCAAACAGCTTGGTCTTTTTCCCTGTTTCGGCGGGCTTGGCGTTTTTGATTTGTCGGTCATTCAGCGGCATAGTGGGGATATTTTCAGATACCCCGAATCATCCCCCCTGATTTTGGTTGATTCAATTAGATTAAATTAGACGGCGTTATGTAGCCCAAAAGAAAACAATGGAATATAAAGAAGTCTGAAACCCTTGCATTTACAAGGATTGGTTAATGGCATTAGACGGGATTAAACGAAAAAAAACGCTTAGAATTTCTAAGCGTTTTTGTATGTTGTGACGGAGAGACTCGAATTAAATAGATAATATATTGTTTTTATTTAATTAAATTTTTAATAGATTCCAAAATACCGTAAAAAATACCGTAAATTTGTCAAAGTCAAAATTTTTCAGGGGCGGTTTGTGGTATTTCTGCCAAGCTGTGAAATATGATCGGATTGTAACACCGGCAATCACGCGCCGTCTTGGGGCGGTGTTTGCTCTATTCTTCCAGCCGTCCGATATTGCCTTTCGGGTGGCTTTTGTTTGTATCGGCTCTGTCGGTCATGCGCCCAAACAAAAAAGCGTATATAGATAAAAAAGTAGTGGTTACCGTGGTTACCCGTGTTACCAAGCCGTCAAAGTCTTATAAGTCGGGGCTTTCATGGTAACCACTTACACATCTTCACATGGTTACCGCTGGTTACTGCTGTTTGATTTGAAGCATAAGCGCATGAAAATAAAAGAGTAACCACTGGTAACCACTCGGTAACCTGTTAAATTAATGTAGGTGGTTACCGTTTTTTCTTTGTTTTTATATTGATATTCATATAGTTATAAATGTTAAGTTTTGTGGTAACCACGGTAACCACTATATTTGTCTCGCGCATAGGGTTTTATCTGTCCGCGTGTATTGGTCTGGAAATTATTTATCCCCGTCAGTCATGGCGGAAATAGGGCGTAATTGCGCCGTAAGCGCGTTTTGCTGTTTGAGTATGGATTGGTATCGGGCAGGGATTGAATAGCTCTAATTCTCGAAAATTAGGGGCTTGCTGTTGATTTTATGGCGTATCGAATGATTTGCCTGAAGTAATGGGCGCAAAAAAGCCCGCCTGTATCGGTCATAGCGGGCTGTCTCTCGGTCATTGGTCAATATCGGGCGGGGCTTCTCCCATTAAAACATAGAATCGTGCTGACGCGCCGTTGTATTTGCGCTGGTGTTGCCATCTGCCGTTGTTTGGTTTTTTCAGCCATTGTTCGGCGTGTAACACTTCGCAAACTTTCAGCTTGTCGAAGTTTTGGCAGATTTCCTCTTCAAATACAACAGGGACTAACCAATATTCAGTGATATGCCCTTCCTGTTTCCGATAGCCTGCGTGATTTTGGTTTACGGTTTGGCTGCTCCAGTCTGAAAAGCGCATGGACAGGGCGTAAACGTCCATAAATGCGGCTGCCTGCTCGATGATTCTGCGGTCTTCGTGTTTCCCCGCCCCGTTGGTTTCCAGCCATTCATCAAAGCATTGTTTCACGCCTGCCATGCCTACGCCTGCGGCTAAGCCGGTAACTGGGGCGGCAAGCTCCAAAGCGGCGGCGGCAAGGGCAAAGCGTTTTGCCACTCTTCGCGCCTGCCCTGACAATTCGGGGACGGTCTCCATAAATGCGGTCATGCGCTCGTTTGCCTGCTGTTTGGCTTGTTCTAGGTCGTCTGAAAGCCGTCGGATGAAAGCCCTGCCTGCTGCCCCGTGATATTGTTCGGCGGATTGGGCGATATGTTCGCTCAATAATGCGCCGCTCTCGAAGCCGTGCAAGGTATCGTAAATACCGTATCGGGCGGCGGCTCTGATACTGGGCAGACGGGCGGCTTGCCCGGCGTTCCAATCGCCTTTGTGGTGTTTCAGGATGGAATCGGGGGTCTTTTCGCCTGTCGAGAACATCATCACTTTCCAGCGGCTCAAGGCGCGGTTGCCGCCCTGTTTTGCGCCCTGTACTTTGTTGATTCCGTTCATGACGCTGTAAACGGTGTCGCCGATAACGTGCGGGCTTGCCTGCCCGATTTCGTCCAACACCAGCAAGCCGTCATTGCGCGCGGCGGCGGTATTGGAAAAGCCTATTTTTGTGCCGCTCCAAGACAACAGGCTGCCCGATGGTCTGCCCCATACGCTCAAGGCTGCTTTGGCGGCGGTGGTCTTGCCGTCAGATGAATCGCCCGTCAGATGGAAACCGCCCGATTCTTCGCTCAACAGGGACAGCAAGGGGGCGGCAAAGGACGCGCCCAATGCCAGGCAAAGGCGGCTGTTTCCCGCTGCGTATCGGGCGATATTTTGCTGCCAGTCGCCAAGCTCTCCGTTTGGTCGGTATGCCGCCGCTTGGCTGGTGTCGCCGTTGTAGATGACGGCGGGGGTTTTGCCGTCTGCCGTGATGGTTTCGCCGCTGGGCATGATGTAGGTGTCGCCGTGCCAGCCCGCGCGGTCGGTAATGGTAAAGGCGGTACGGCTGCCCTGTGTCTGCAAATAATCTGCTAGTCTTTCCCTTTTTGCCCGCCCGCTCATGACGGTTAAGCCGTAACCCTGCAAACGCTGCCAGCCCTGAACCGTGCCGATTTCCGCTTGTGGGATGGCGGCAGTCTTGGTTTGGCGTGTGATTTTGTCCTGCCAGCGGATAACGCGGTAATACGCGCCGTCGTTGTCCTGCCCCGTGCCGATGATGTCGATAGGATCGGAAAGCAATAGCGGCTCTGCTTCAACGGCTTCACCGTCTTTGCCTGTCCTGACGTTTATCCACCATACGCCCCGATGGTCGGTATCGAAGCGGGGGCGCGGGCGGTATGGTTCGATGTCGTCGATGTTGTAGTCTTCAATGGTTTTAGCGTCTATAATTGCGTTTGTTTTCATGGTGTATCACCTCTGTTTTGTTGGATAGGGTCGTCTGATTGGGCTTCAGACGACCTTTTTGCTTCTTTCAGTTCGTCCAATGCGTCATAGCCCAGTGTGTCGCTCTGCCATATGCGCGCCTTGATGCCCTGCTTGATGGCTCGGACTGCCAAATCATGCGCGGCTTTGAAACCTACGGGGCGCGGCGTGTCGTTATCGGCAATAATCACGATTTCCTTGAGGTCGTCTGAAAGTCGGTATTTCGCCATGCTGTTTGCGCTCAAGGCGGCGGATAAGCCCCAATCGCGGGCTTGGAACAATTCACGGGCGGCAAGGGCGGTTTCTATGCCTTCTGCGATGACAAGCCGTCCGTTTTCAGGGGTGGGGAACAAGTGAACCGCCATGCCTGAAATGCTGCCCTGTTTGCGGCTCTGCATTTTCTTGGCGGGCAGGGCTTCGCCCGTTTCGGGGTGTTTGATTGCCAGCTTCTGATAATGCGGGGCGTGTAGCCCGTCTTCCCCGTATGGCTTGTCATAGGTCGTCTGAAGATAGGTCATGTGCAAGCCTTGAAGCCCTCCGCCCGTATCGCGGATGGCGCAAACCATACAGGGGAAACGACCGATGAAAATCGGCTTGTCTTCCCCCGTCGTCCAATAATCCGCCTCTCTCAAAAAACGGATGTTTTCAGGTAACTGCACCATGTCCAAACCGCGTGATTTCAAATACTGCACGGCGGGGGAATCGGCGGTTATCGGTTCTGCCCCGTCCCACAATGCTGCAAGTTTGCCGATTTGGTCTTTTTCGTGGCGTGGCTGCGTCTGTGGGCGCGTGGGCGGTATCGGCAAGGGGTTTGCCCCGCCCATGTGCAACACGCCCGCTACGGCGCGCAATGCTTCGTCAAAACCGCAATTCAGATAGTGCATGACCAAGCCGAAACCGTCGCCCGCGCCGTTGTGGTAATGGCTGCAAATGAATGTGCCGTTACCGTCCTTGTCGTCGTATCTGAAACGGTCTTTACCCCCACACGCGGGGCATGGCTGGTGTTTGTTTTTCAAGTATCGCTGGTCTATGCCGATGGCGGCGTGGATTTCCTGCCAGCGGTATTGCGCGGCGGCTTTGATGTCTTGATAGGTCGGTTTCATTGTTCTGCCTCCCCTGTTACAGGTTCTAAAACCACCCCCGCCATCGGGTTGGTCTCCCATATGGTCGGTGTTGTCTGCATTGCCTGCTCCGTCTCCGCATGGGCAGGCTGGTTACAGGCTCGGATTGCCAAAGCCATCAACAACACCCCAAACACCAGCAAAGCGCGGTTGAAATAGCGGCGAAAACGGTCGTTTTTGTCAGTCGGTTTCATGATTTCATGTCCTCCATGCCCCAGCGCACCAAAATTATCAAGCATTGAAAAATCAAATACTTATAAAAAAACTAGGGCGAAGTTTGCCCCATGCCGTCCAAAACGGGCGGCATAAAGGCGGGTGTTTTTCAGGGATTTAGCGGATTTGTTCGGCTGTCGTTACGCTGTAAGCAGCCCATGCTTTTAGGTCGTCTGAAAGCGAAGCAATAAACGACTGACAGGCGGCAACGGCGGCGGCGTGTGATGGATAGATACCCAAACGGCGGGCGGTGCATGAGTGAACGTCAATATCGGCTAAATACGCGGTCGGTTCGTGGACGACGGCGCAAAAGCCTTGTTCTGATGGGTATTGAACGTCTTGAATTTGGGGGAAATTTGAAGTCATGGTATTTCTTTCTTTAGAGATTTTGAGAATGCCCCAAATAAGGGGGCGGTGCTCTCTCTGGCGAAATAAAACCAGCCTGCGCCTTGCGGTTGGCAGACACCGCCATAACTCGTGATAGGTCGTCTGAAATGCTAACGTTTGATAACATTGCAAACGCCCGTAAAAGAATTTTGGCGATAAAAAATCAGCGTTACCCTGCTGATTGGGTATTTCGTTTTGAGAGAACCTAAATTCTGATTCTCAAGGCTCGATTTGTCAAATGATTTTTGCATCAAGCGGCTAAAATTTTTTATCCACGATGATCATGGTTATTACATACCCGATGCGCTCTGTATCTTCTCCAACGGTTCCGATGATGTCTTCAAGCGTGATTTCACTGTACGGCTTATTGAAAAAAGACTTTATGACTTGCTGCACTTCATCGTCCGTTAACGGCGGAGTGTACTCTTCCTGTTTCGTGCTGATTTCCGCTTCTGCCTTGATTTCCGCCTTATCCACCAGCAAGCCCAGCATTTTTGCCTTGCCCATCGTTGCCGATACCGCCGCGCTGCTCTGTGGGGTAGGGGCTGACAGTGCGGCCGCCCGCGCCTGCTCCAATTCGCTCAACAGGTCGTCCACCGTTACCGCGTGTCGTTGCCGTGCCTCTGCCTTGAGGTCATCTACCATCGCGGAAATATCGGGGTCTTGAAGCAGCTTATAGGCTTCATTCGTTACCGTTTCGGGCTTCATGTTGTCAGCGTTGTAGGCTTGCCGATATGCTTCGCTTGCATTGCCCGTTTCCACATACAGACGGGCAAACTGTTCTTGTTTCGGGGTCATGTCCTTAATCCTTTTAGAACGCCGCCCAATAGCGATTTTTCAGCCTTTGGGCGGTTGTTTGAGTGTTGCTATTTCAAATTGTCCAAAGCCGCTTCTTTTTCTTTCTCCACGTCTTCCAAGATGTCGAAAATAGCGTTTTCTTCCCCGCCTGTGCCGTCCATCATGTTGAAGAAGCCGGGTAAACGTAGATCAATGATCCGATTTGGCAGGGATTGCCCATAGGACGGGCAATCAACCCGCAAACCGTTTTCAAGTAGATTCGCTCTCATCTCAGCGGAGGCTTTACCGATTCCTACCAATTTCGCGGCGGCTTTGATATAGGCGCGCGCGGCTTCCATATACTCGGGCAAGTGGGTTTCTTCTATGTCGATGATAAACATCTCATAACGGGAAACAGCCAGTAAATTGCGAAGCTCTGAAATGCGGTTCAGATGTTGAAGGCGTTCATTAAAAAGGCTTTCCAACAATTCTTTTTGCGCTTCCAGCATATCGGCGGCGCGGTCTGCTTCTTCGCGTTTGGCGGCAATCTCTGAATCAAGCCCTTTGGCTTCTTCGCTGTTTGTGGGTTTGCCCATTTTCAACAGGTTGGCAAATATGCCTTTGCGTCTGTTTCGTAGCCCCGCAAATTCATTGATAACCGCCTGCGCTTCTGTAACGCCAGCTTCTGCCGCTTCAATTTGGGCGGTCAGTTCGCTGCATTTGTCTTCTGCTTCTTTCAGTAACTTTTGACGGGTCTCAAAAGTTGTCTTTGTATATTCGATATTCATAGTAAAGCTCCTGATTTAATTGATTAATACGAACCGACCGCGTTTCACGGTTTCGCCAAATTGGTTGGTTACTTCTTCCATCACGGTAACGATGTCATGCCCCGCCCTGCGAAGCTCCATGATGCGCGTGTTGTAGCCCAATATGCCCATTTGGGAAAGCTCCCATGATGTAACGCTGCCCTGTTTCAATCGGGATAAAACGCGCTCTCTTTGACTTGGCGTTTTTGCCTTGCCATTGGTAGAATAGTCGCTCATGCTTAATAATCCTTTCCGCCGTCTGAATGTCCGTTCAGGCGGCATTTGTTTTGCGCCTGATAAATCAATTTGCCTGCTCTTCGCGTTTGGCTGCCAGTTTGCCGATATAGTCGTCAATCTCGCTTGCAAGCCAGCCTGTCGCATTGGCGGAAATTTTGAACGGTTTGGGAAAATCAGGGCGGTAATGGCGGCTTTTTGGGTTTACCCAATTCCAAACGGTAGCTTTTGAAACGCTAAATGTGCGTGATAGGCTATCCACTCTTAAAACGGTATTTGTCATTTCTTCCCCTTTCTTCGGGCTTGATTGGATTATTCAACGTTTTGGAATAATATCCACCTACAATATTCAAAGACAGGCATAAAAATCATCTTTTTTGCTTCGTTTTCACATAATGCAAAATTGCTTTTTTTCTTTTCATTTTCGCAATATGCAAAAAACGCGCCCTTTAAAAGGCGCGTTTTTGTTTTTTCATCTTAGTTGCCGTGTTATGATTTCGGCTGTTTATCGTTTACTAATTTCATATTGTCCGCCGAGTTGTTCTTGTAGCCCGGCGGCTTTTTCTTGTCTATATAACTCCAACTGTTTGTCTATCTTTTGTCTGCTCTCTTTGCTCAAGTGTTTGCGTATTGTCTGCACATCGGGATAATTGTCTAATCCTGCTAAAGGCTTGAGAATGTCGAAAACACGATTTATTAGTCCGATTTTCAAATTCATTACATCAATATCTAAGCAATACCGGAAAACCTGATATATTCTCCTTAAAAGTGTTTGTGTTTTCCCACTCCCTCCATGCGTTGGATAACAGATAAGATAAATCAGGCTTTGCTTAATCTCTTCTAGCTTCCTATCTGCCTGCTGCTGAAATTCCTGTTCTTCTTCTTTACTTCTGAAACCTCCCCTTAATTTTATTCCCCGCTTCTCCCATTGAAAGCCCTGAATATATCTTCTCAAAGCCTTTTTTGCAGTCATTAGATGTTTGGGTATCATCGAAGCGGCTTTTATTAGCATATATAGACAGGTGTTTATTTGATTTTCCTTAAAATCCTCTTGTGTTTTGAATATTCCATCTGTAATACATTTGATCAAATCTTCTCTCAAATTTTCAAGCTCTCTATATGCTATCTCTTCTTTAGCTGTCATAACATCAAAATTCAAACAGCCCATTCCACTAAAGATTTCAAGGAGAGATAATCCATCTACTTCAAAACTACTACAGTATCGGTCAATAGCAAACATAATTATCAACTTATAAATATTACCCAGTTCAATATCAAGCACGGGTTATTCGCTTATTCCGAATTTAATCGGAATACACAATTAGATATTATTTTTCGATACTTATCTAGTCTTGACAAGATTTCCTACAAACCTGAAGCGGTATTTTTCAGACGGCCTCTAACCAGTCTTGCCATCTTGGATCATCTGTAATGCTTGGCGGTACCGTTCCCGCAAAAAGTCGCTATACCATTGCATAAACCCTTTGCGCTCGTTTAGATAATCGGCGCGGTTATAGGCGGCGCGGATCTTGTTGTTTTCAATGTGGGCAAGCTGTCGCTCTATCGCGTCAGGGTTGAAGCCTTGTTCATTCAAAACGCTGCTGGCAAGGGAACGGAAACCATGCGGGGTTACTCTGCCTTTGTAGCCCATACGCTCAATGATACGACCTATTGTTGCGTCGCTGATAAAACCGTCCGTCTTGGTTCTGCTCGGAAACAGAAACGGCGTATTACCTGTGAGTTCTTTCAGTTCTGCCAAAAGTTCAAGCGTCCAGTCAGCCAGTGGGACGGCATGGGGCGGTTTCGGCGCGGTCTTTTCGTGCTTCATGCGCTGGGCGGGAACTGTCCATATTGCCACATCAAAGTCTATTTCATTCCATTGCCCGCCCCTTAGTTCCGTGCTTCGTAAAAAGGTCAGCATATTCAAAATCAGGGCTATTCTGTTTTGCGGCTCAATCTCTGCCAGTATCAGGCGGCGAAAAAACTCGGTCAGTTCTTCACGGGGCAGGGCGGGGCGATGGTCGGTCTGCTTGGCGGGGATGTATTTCCGCAATGAATAGGCGGGGTTGGTTTCCACAATTTCAAGCATGACAGCATAGTCAAATATTGCGCCCGTCCACTCCCTGATTTTTTCGGCGGTATTGTTCACGCCCCGCACCATTACGCCGTCAAGAACCGCTTTAATATCGCTTACCCTTATTTCCTGTATCGACATTGCGCCGATGACGGGGAAAACGTCGGTTTCAAAATATCTCAACACGCGGGCGGCGTGGTTTTCTTTCCAGCGGATCAGGTTGTCAGAATGCCAGCGGCGGGCAATGGCTTCAAAGGTATTTAGGGTGGCGGCTTGCCGTTCGCGTTTTTCCTGTTGCTTGGCTTCGCTGGGGTCTTGCCCCGATACAAGCAAGCGGCGGGCGTTTTCGGCGGCTTGCCGGGCTTCTACCAGTGATACGGTCGGATATTTGCCGATTGAAAGCGTTTTCCGTTTGCCGTTATGCGAAAAATCAAACCGCCATAACTTCCCGCCGCTTGTATTGATATACAAATATAAGCCCTTGCCGTCATTCAGCTTAAACGGTTTTTCGGCAGGCTTGGCGTTTTTGATTTGTCGGTCGTTCAGCTTCATTTTTACGGTATTTTTTCGAGGTATTTTTCAGATACCGCAAAAGATACCGTAAATTTTAGGTTACTTCAATTAAGCTGAATTAGACGGAATTATACAATCAGGAAGAAGACAATAGGATAGCAATCAGCCTGAAAGCCCTGTATTTACTGAGATTGGTTGATGGTATTAGACAGGATTAAACGAAAAAAAACGCCTGAAATTTTCAAGCGTTTTTGTATGTTGGTGCGGACGGAGAGACTCGAACTCTCACACCTCTCGGCGCCAGAACCTAAATCTGGTGCGTCTACCAATTTCGCCACGTCCGCGTGATGAAACTCGGGATTATACACAAAGTATCCTGCTCTGCAAACAACCTTTAGCTTGAAATTGCTTTATTCCGACCGATATAATGGCAGGTCGGTTATCTGCCGGAACACACTAATATCAAAGAGGAACATCATGCCTGTTTTACTGATTCAGGATTTTTTACAGACACAGGGTTTGAAGCTGTCTTCAGACGACCTCCGTATTGCGTATCTGACCGCGAAGACGGTGATGGATATGGGCAATGCTTCGATTGACCGCTCGGTTTTGTGGCGTGAGGAAGACGGCTGGAAGCTGGCAGACCATATTGAAGAAACGCCTGAAAACGAAGCTTTGCTCAAACAGGTTTTCATGGCTTTGGATTCGGTATTCAGCCGTGCAACAGCCGTCAAAAGTGCAGCGGTTTACATCCACCTTCCGGGCGAACCGCATGCAAGGCTGGTTCGTATCGCGGCACAAGGCGAGCCTTTGGAAAATCTGTTGGCTATTCATGAAGAAAACGGTACGGTTTACCTTGCCTGCCGTACGGCGCAAAGCGGTTGGATGAATATTGCCAACGATATAGCTTATTGGCTTTCGCTGGACGAAATCCAAGGCAGCCGGAACGAGGGCAGCGGAAGCCAGTTGTCCATCCCTGTGGCAACACAAAACGGAACGGTTTTGGGCGTGGTTCACGTTGAATTTGCCGATAAAGATCAAGCCGATGACGCGGCCCAAACGGATTGGTCGGCGCTGGCGTTGGCACTTGCCGATCCGCTAAAAGCATTGGCAGGCATCGAAGACAGGGAAGAAGAGCATGAATAATACCTTGAAATTCGTCGCCTCTTGCCGCCTGCCGACCGAATGGGGCGACTTCACTATGCACGGTTTTGAAGAACCGAACGGACAAGAACACATCGCTTTGACGATGGGCGATTTTTCAGACGACCTCCCTGTCCTGACCCGCATCCATTCCGAATGTTTGACCGGTGATGCCCTGTTTTCCAAAAAATGCGACTGCGGCCCGCAGCTTGAAGCGGCGATGAAGGCGGTTCAACAAGAAGGACGGGGCGTTATCGTTTATTTGCGTCAAGAAGGACGCGGTATCGGTTTAATAAACAAAATCCGTGCCTATAAACTTCAAGACGAAGGGATGGATACGGTCGAAGCCAACCTCGCACTCGGACTACCCGTTGATGCGCGCGACTTTACGCTTGCCAAGCAAATCTACGACCATCTGAATATCCGTGCTGTCAAGCTGTTGACCAACAATCCTGAAAAAATTCAGACGTTGAAAAATGCAGGCATCAATGTTGTCGAACGTATTCCGCTCCATGTCGGCGAGAATGCGGAAAACGAACGATATCTGCACACCAAAGCCGATAAATTGGGGCATATGATTTTTGATTGAGGACAGGCGGGCGTATTTCCCGCCTTTTTTCGTTTTCAGACGACCTTTTCCCAATCCGTATCGCGATATTGTTATAATCCGAGCTGTCCGGACAACCACCGATTTATATCCATATGAACACCTTCATCCTCCACGACACACGTCCTTATCCGCAGACTCCGGTTAAAAACCATTTACTGGTAAACGCCTCCCTGCTCGCACACGGCACGACCGCCGCAACCCGCAAGATCGCCGTGGGGCAGTTGCAAACCGAAATCCGCAGCCAGCTTCATC
Above is a window of Neisseria mucosa DNA encoding:
- a CDS encoding DUF4102 domain-containing protein, with product MPLNDRQIKNAKPAETGKKTKLFDGGGLYLEVTPAGGKVFRLKYRIDGKEKTFTIGKYPTISLVEARQAAENARCLLVSPPYFYIQPFVYK
- a CDS encoding helicase; translated protein: MKTNAIIDAKTIEDYNIDDIEPYRPRPRFDTDHRGVWWINVRTGKDGEAVEAEPLLLSDPIDIIGTGQDNDGAYYRVIRWQDKITRQTKTAAIPQAEIGTVQGWQRLQGYGLTVMSGRAKRERLADYLQTQGSRTAFTITDRAGWHGDTYIMPSGETITADGKTPAVIYNGDTSQAAAYRPNGELGDWQQNIARYAAGNSRLCLALGASFAAPLLSLLSEESGGFHLTGDSSDGKTTAAKAALSVWGRPSGSLLSWSGTKIGFSNTAAARNDGLLVLDEIGQASPHVIGDTVYSVMNGINKVQGAKQGGNRALSRWKVMMFSTGEKTPDSILKHHKGDWNAGQAARLPSIRAAARYGIYDTLHGFESGALLSEHIAQSAEQYHGAAGRAFIRRLSDDLEQAKQQANERMTAFMETVPELSGQARRVAKRFALAAAALELAAPVTGLAAGVGMAGVKQCFDEWLETNGAGKHEDRRIIEQAAAFMDVYALSMRFSDWSSQTVNQNHAGYRKQEGHITEYWLVPVVFEEEICQNFDKLKVCEVLHAEQWLKKPNNGRWQHQRKYNGASARFYVLMGEAPPDIDQ
- a CDS encoding DNA primase; this encodes MKPTYQDIKAAAQYRWQEIHAAIGIDQRYLKNKHQPCPACGGKDRFRYDDKDGNGTFICSHYHNGAGDGFGLVMHYLNCGFDEALRAVAGVLHMGGANPLPIPPTRPQTQPRHEKDQIGKLAALWDGAEPITADSPAVQYLKSRGLDMVQLPENIRFLREADYWTTGEDKPIFIGRFPCMVCAIRDTGGGLQGLHMTYLQTTYDKPYGEDGLHAPHYQKLAIKHPETGEALPAKKMQSRKQGSISGMAVHLFPTPENGRLVIAEGIETALAARELFQARDWGLSAALSANSMAKYRLSDDLKEIVIIADNDTPRPVGFKAAHDLAVRAIKQGIKARIWQSDTLGYDALDELKEAKRSSEAQSDDPIQQNRGDTP
- a CDS encoding PTS sugar transporter subunit IID — protein: MKPTDKNDRFRRYFNRALLVFGVLLMALAIRACNQPAHAETEQAMQTTPTIWETNPMAGVVLEPVTGEAEQ
- a CDS encoding terminase small subunit, which translates into the protein MTPKQEQFARLYVETGNASEAYRQAYNADNMKPETVTNEAYKLLQDPDISAMVDDLKAEARQRHAVTVDDLLSELEQARAAALSAPTPQSSAAVSATMGKAKMLGLLVDKAEIKAEAEISTKQEEYTPPLTDDEVQQVIKSFFNKPYSEITLEDIIGTVGEDTERIGYVITMIIVDKKF
- a CDS encoding DNA-binding protein is translated as MSDYSTNGKAKTPSQRERVLSRLKQGSVTSWELSQMGILGYNTRIMELRRAGHDIVTVMEEVTNQFGETVKRGRFVLIN
- a CDS encoding AlpA family phage regulatory protein is translated as MTNTVLRVDSLSRTFSVSKATVWNWVNPKSRHYRPDFPKPFKISANATGWLASEIDDYIGKLAAKREEQAN
- a CDS encoding DUF4102 domain-containing protein: MKLNDRQIKNAKPAEKPFKLNDGKGLYLYINTSGGKLWRFDFSHNGKRKTLSIGKYPTVSLVEARQAAENARRLLVSGQDPSEAKQQEKRERQAATLNTFEAIARRWHSDNLIRWKENHAARVLRYFETDVFPVIGAMSIQEIRVSDIKAVLDGVMVRGVNNTAEKIREWTGAIFDYAVMLEIVETNPAYSLRKYIPAKQTDHRPALPREELTEFFRRLILAEIEPQNRIALILNMLTFLRSTELRGGQWNEIDFDVAIWTVPAQRMKHEKTAPKPPHAVPLADWTLELLAELKELTGNTPFLFPSRTKTDGFISDATIGRIIERMGYKGRVTPHGFRSLASSVLNEQGFNPDAIERQLAHIENNKIRAAYNRADYLNERKGFMQWYSDFLRERYRQALQMIQDGKTG
- the ribA gene encoding GTP cyclohydrolase II; its protein translation is MNNTLKFVASCRLPTEWGDFTMHGFEEPNGQEHIALTMGDFSDDLPVLTRIHSECLTGDALFSKKCDCGPQLEAAMKAVQQEGRGVIVYLRQEGRGIGLINKIRAYKLQDEGMDTVEANLALGLPVDARDFTLAKQIYDHLNIRAVKLLTNNPEKIQTLKNAGINVVERIPLHVGENAENERYLHTKADKLGHMIFD